From the genome of Candidatus Binatia bacterium:
TAAAGCAGCGGGCCCTTGGTTGAAGGCTCGTCGGTTTCGCTCTTAAAAAGACAACCTCCGACCTCTCCTTCCTGATGAGGAAGAACGCCGATCGACATGCCGGGCACTTCTTCCTTCTTCACCGGCGCGGCGAGGACGGCCGAATAAAACTTGATCGCGCGGTCGAGATCTTTCACTGGGATATCGACCCAGACGACTTGATTGGCCATGATTACGCCTCCCCATTCAACGATTCAGCGCTAGGCGGCGCACTTCGACAAGCTCAGTGCAAACGGATTTAGGGAAACCGCCGTTCGTGGTGAGCCTGTCGAACCAGGACGGCGCTGGAGATCCAGTGCCAGAACGAACTTCGCTATCTCGTCACGGCGCCTTCGGATGCGGAAGAGACCAGTTTCGCGTACTTCGCCATGAC
Proteins encoded in this window:
- a CDS encoding VOC family protein, coding for MANQVVWVDIPVKDLDRAIKFYSAVLAAPVKKEEVPGMSIGVLPHQEGEVGGCLFKSETDEPSTKGPLLYLNANGRLDEAIAAVEKNGGKIVQPKHQIGPYGHRAIVMDSEGNRVALHSD